A genome region from Blautia coccoides includes the following:
- a CDS encoding carbohydrate ABC transporter permease has protein sequence MFLAVVTLALTALAASMVSFAISRLRFKGQGAVRVYFVMGMMVPIQSIIVPLAWAINNFDIRDNYLILILLFTASHMPLATFIITGSMNSLPTSLEEAAIIDGCSIYKVFTRIILPLVKPAIATVGIFVFMYTWNDLLVSMVFIGKAELRTISVGLLNFVGARKSDYGALMAAIFIAILPPLTMYLVLQENVVKGLTSGANK, from the coding sequence ATGTTCCTGGCCGTTGTGACGCTGGCACTGACGGCGCTGGCGGCAAGCATGGTATCCTTTGCCATCTCACGTCTGCGCTTTAAGGGACAAGGGGCAGTCAGAGTCTATTTTGTCATGGGCATGATGGTGCCTATTCAGAGTATCATTGTACCTTTAGCCTGGGCGATCAATAATTTTGACATCCGGGACAACTATCTGATCCTGATCCTGCTTTTTACGGCGTCACATATGCCTCTGGCCACCTTTATCATAACAGGCTCCATGAACAGTCTGCCCACCTCTCTGGAGGAAGCTGCGATCATTGATGGATGCAGTATATACAAAGTGTTCACCAGAATTATCCTGCCGCTTGTAAAGCCTGCCATTGCCACTGTGGGGATATTTGTATTTATGTATACCTGGAATGACCTTCTGGTCTCCATGGTATTCATCGGAAAAGCAGAACTCAGAACCATTTCTGTGGGTCTGCTGAATTTTGTAGGGGCCAGAAAAAGTGATTACGGTGCGCTGATGGCAGCCATTTTCATAGCTATTCTGCCGCCTCTTACCATGTATCTGGTGCTTCAGGAAAATGTGGTTAAAGGACTGACAAGCGGAGCCAATAAATAA
- a CDS encoding DUF362 domain-containing protein, whose translation MAYVITDECVSCGTCEGECPSEAISQGDDKYVIDADKCVDCGTCAEACPTEAIVEA comes from the coding sequence ATGGCATATGTAATTACAGACGAATGCGTAAGCTGTGGAACTTGCGAAGGAGAATGCCCATCTGAAGCTATCTCCCAGGGCGATGACAAATACGTTATCGATGCTGACAAATGTGTTGACTGCGGAACTTGCGCAGAAGCATGTCCTACAGAAGCAATCGTAGAGGCTTAA
- a CDS encoding DUF1858 domain-containing protein, translating into MTISKDMTIGELLRVDENIVPILMRAGMHCIGCPSAQGESLEEAAMVHGIDADVLAAQINDFLADK; encoded by the coding sequence ATGACAATTTCCAAAGATATGACAATCGGCGAATTACTCCGTGTGGATGAAAATATTGTTCCGATTCTGATGAGAGCCGGTATGCACTGCATCGGCTGTCCTTCCGCTCAGGGTGAAAGCCTGGAAGAAGCTGCTATGGTTCATGGAATTGATGCAGATGTTCTGGCTGCTCAGATCAACGATTTTCTGGCAGATAAATAA
- a CDS encoding alpha-L-fucosidase → MGIKVKEWKELTDYRTPEWMRKAKFGIYTHWGVYSVPAFGPNVSWYPYKMYQEGTDQFAYHCKHFGHPSKTGYKDLIPMFTGEKFDAAEWAELFKKAGAKFAGPVAEHHDGFSMWDSRVNEWNAAAMGPKRDVVGELEKAVREQGMYFMTAFHHAENWKFYPHWVKEYDTSDPRYAGLYGEAHNMDWGSDKRYMPEPIRWSNTMDGAIDRQWIAQDLPSAAFHEKWFIKLKEVIDAYRPDYIWFDFGLAFINDFYQRKFLTYYRDMAEKNRQETAVSYKWNHLPVGAGLIDLEQGRFAEATYHDWITDTTVDAGEAWGYMQDAEYKSAKSLIHYLLDNVSKNGYLLLNVGPKPDGTIPEEARKILLEMGEWLEENGEAVYDTTPWRTAEEGPTKMTGSGAFCEMDEVEYTPRDIRYTMRDEYIYASALGKIGDKTALHHILPMVYKEEIESISVLGDGRPLTWTAKDDVLLIDTANVRKNNIATVLKIKRKNIYG, encoded by the coding sequence ATGGGGATAAAAGTTAAAGAATGGAAAGAACTGACAGATTACCGGACACCGGAATGGATGAGAAAAGCAAAATTCGGCATTTACACTCATTGGGGTGTCTACAGTGTGCCGGCATTCGGACCGAATGTTTCCTGGTATCCATATAAGATGTACCAGGAGGGGACGGATCAGTTTGCTTATCACTGCAAACATTTCGGACATCCGTCAAAAACGGGATATAAAGATTTGATCCCTATGTTCACCGGAGAAAAATTTGATGCCGCAGAATGGGCAGAGCTGTTTAAAAAAGCAGGTGCTAAATTTGCAGGCCCGGTGGCGGAGCACCATGACGGGTTCAGCATGTGGGACAGCCGTGTGAATGAATGGAATGCGGCAGCTATGGGACCTAAGAGGGATGTGGTAGGAGAGTTGGAAAAAGCGGTGCGGGAACAGGGCATGTATTTTATGACAGCTTTTCATCACGCAGAGAACTGGAAGTTTTACCCTCACTGGGTAAAAGAATACGACACCTCAGATCCCAGATACGCAGGCCTGTACGGAGAAGCACACAATATGGACTGGGGTTCTGATAAGAGATATATGCCGGAACCGATCCGCTGGTCTAATACCATGGACGGAGCCATAGACAGGCAGTGGATAGCCCAGGACCTTCCAAGTGCCGCATTCCATGAAAAGTGGTTTATAAAGCTGAAAGAGGTTATAGACGCATATAGGCCGGATTACATATGGTTTGATTTCGGTCTGGCCTTTATCAATGATTTTTACCAGAGAAAATTTCTGACGTATTACAGGGATATGGCAGAGAAAAACAGACAGGAGACAGCAGTTTCCTATAAATGGAACCATCTGCCCGTGGGAGCCGGTCTGATTGATCTGGAACAGGGAAGATTTGCTGAAGCTACATATCATGACTGGATCACCGACACCACCGTGGACGCAGGGGAAGCATGGGGATATATGCAGGATGCAGAGTATAAATCAGCCAAATCCCTGATCCACTATCTGCTGGACAATGTGAGTAAAAACGGATATCTGCTTCTGAATGTGGGACCAAAGCCGGATGGAACGATTCCCGAAGAAGCCCGAAAAATCCTTCTGGAAATGGGAGAATGGCTTGAAGAGAACGGGGAAGCTGTCTATGATACTACACCATGGCGCACAGCAGAGGAAGGACCTACAAAAATGACAGGCTCCGGTGCTTTTTGTGAGATGGATGAAGTGGAATATACACCGAGAGACATTCGGTATACCATGAGGGACGAATATATCTATGCATCCGCGCTGGGAAAAATAGGAGACAAGACGGCACTGCACCATATACTTCCGATGGTCTATAAAGAGGAGATTGAGAGCATAAGCGTTCTGGGTGACGGACGGCCGCTTACATGGACTGCAAAAGATGACGTACTCCTTATTGACACAGCAAATGTCAGGAAGAACAACATTGCCACTGTCCTGAAGATCAAGAGAAAGAATATTTACGGATGA
- a CDS encoding helix-turn-helix domain-containing protein has product MSETSYSVSETAKLLDVQSHVLRFWEEELHLPIDRNEMGHRYYTRYDIQVLLAIKELKKKGLALKEIGSLIPFLYKDEENRDETEQRTTGSREKVTETVQQKTPEPAGQRPAEQRREIPTSRKSKRAAARKAASRKNRPVQNHNPVQNHNSAQEKNRAVTGKTRQAPVQAEAEAESQVPAEFMEILDRLVKERMRTLHSGEERYKRLDERIRICQKSRREVAAAMEQERQKNKKLFKKKR; this is encoded by the coding sequence ATGAGTGAAACCAGCTATTCGGTTTCTGAAACGGCGAAGCTTTTGGACGTGCAGTCACATGTCCTGCGCTTTTGGGAAGAGGAGCTGCATCTGCCGATCGACAGAAACGAAATGGGGCACAGATACTACACCCGATATGATATCCAGGTACTTCTGGCTATTAAAGAACTGAAGAAAAAGGGACTTGCATTAAAAGAAATCGGCAGCCTGATTCCCTTTTTATATAAGGATGAGGAAAACCGGGATGAGACAGAACAAAGGACAACCGGCAGCCGGGAGAAAGTGACTGAAACGGTACAGCAAAAAACACCGGAGCCGGCAGGACAGAGACCGGCAGAGCAGAGAAGAGAAATACCTACATCAAGGAAAAGCAAAAGGGCAGCTGCAAGAAAAGCGGCCTCCAGAAAGAACAGGCCGGTTCAGAATCATAACCCGGTTCAGAATCATAACTCCGCTCAGGAAAAGAACCGTGCAGTCACCGGCAAAACGCGGCAGGCGCCAGTACAGGCTGAGGCGGAAGCTGAAAGCCAGGTTCCGGCAGAGTTTATGGAAATACTGGACAGGTTGGTAAAAGAGCGGATGCGGACCCTTCATTCCGGGGAAGAACGCTATAAAAGGCTGGATGAGAGAATCAGAATCTGTCAGAAATCCCGCAGGGAAGTGGCGGCGGCCATGGAGCAGGAGCGGCAGAAGAATAAAAAATTGTTTAAGAAAAAAAGATAA
- a CDS encoding SDR family oxidoreductase: MSEKSGRYLDKLFGLEGKTAVVTGGNRGIGQVVARGLANAGAEVVILSRSGGGETVRIIQEDGNRAYDIKADVTDEKSVDRAVEEIEKRSGGIHVLFNNAGICIHKSTFEASIEEFRRVVDVNLTGEYIMARSAAKLMVRKKIHGSIINMASMSGTIVNIPQWQASYNASKAGVIHLTKSLALEWIPYGIRVNSLSPGYISTPMSVDTPQELKDAWKGMMPYGRMGTPEELIGAVLYLAGDSSAYTTGTDLIVDGAYVCQ, encoded by the coding sequence GTGTCTGAAAAATCAGGAAGATATCTGGACAAACTTTTTGGACTTGAGGGCAAGACTGCTGTTGTAACGGGAGGAAACCGGGGAATTGGTCAGGTAGTTGCCAGAGGACTGGCAAATGCAGGGGCTGAGGTTGTCATATTAAGCCGTTCCGGTGGGGGCGAAACGGTAAGGATCATTCAGGAGGATGGGAATAGGGCCTATGATATCAAGGCAGATGTGACGGATGAGAAGAGCGTGGACCGGGCGGTAGAAGAGATTGAGAAGAGAAGCGGCGGTATTCATGTGCTGTTCAACAATGCCGGTATCTGCATCCACAAAAGTACCTTTGAGGCCAGTATCGAGGAATTCAGGCGTGTGGTTGATGTGAACCTGACCGGGGAGTATATTATGGCCCGCAGCGCTGCAAAGCTTATGGTACGGAAAAAGATACACGGAAGCATCATCAACATGGCATCCATGTCAGGTACCATTGTGAACATACCTCAGTGGCAGGCCTCCTATAATGCCTCAAAAGCCGGTGTGATACATCTGACAAAGTCTCTGGCTCTGGAATGGATTCCCTACGGAATACGGGTAAACAGTTTAAGTCCCGGATACATATCCACACCAATGTCTGTCGATACACCCCAGGAGCTTAAAGATGCCTGGAAAGGCATGATGCCCTACGGCAGGATGGGGACTCCGGAAGAACTTATCGGGGCGGTTCTTTATCTGGCCGGGGATTCCTCTGCATATACGACCGGAACCGACCTGATCGTGGATGGAGCTTACGTTTGCCAATAA
- a CDS encoding iron-containing alcohol dehydrogenase yields MNKRFEYEQTTKIIFGKGSIVELPGLAAGFGDKILLVTSRKKSTREKLYDGIIESLKSSGLTVWHFDNVAQNPTTKCVEEGTAVAKKEGCQAVIGLGGGSVMDTAKAIAVTAASGGKAWDHLFFKSPQPKATLPVIAVPTTAGTGSQVTQVAVMTETETCTKSAIFNNLIYPRVALIDPELTVSMPAHITASTGFDAFCHCFESYINVKASPYTDMIALEGMKYTVEYLRRAVKNGEDMDAREGMAWADTCGGLAIANAGVTLPHGVGMTISGHCPQIMHGESLALIYPSFLQFTCPAAEKKFAEVGRIFNPALREAPDAKAASECCREIEKLMKDIGMWLNFPQFGVEYDILRKIAERGHELPDYQANPRIADIEEIYRELKEGYDRV; encoded by the coding sequence ATGAACAAACGGTTTGAATATGAGCAGACAACAAAAATTATTTTCGGAAAGGGCAGCATTGTAGAACTTCCCGGTTTGGCAGCGGGATTTGGTGATAAGATCCTTCTGGTCACGAGCAGGAAAAAGTCCACCAGGGAAAAATTGTATGATGGAATCATAGAAAGCCTGAAAAGCAGCGGACTTACTGTTTGGCACTTTGATAACGTAGCACAAAACCCCACCACAAAATGCGTGGAGGAGGGTACCGCTGTTGCAAAAAAAGAAGGATGTCAGGCAGTGATAGGCCTTGGGGGTGGTTCTGTCATGGATACGGCAAAAGCCATTGCTGTGACGGCGGCCAGCGGAGGCAAGGCGTGGGATCATCTGTTTTTTAAAAGTCCGCAGCCAAAAGCCACGCTGCCTGTGATCGCGGTACCGACAACCGCGGGTACAGGGTCACAGGTGACGCAGGTAGCGGTCATGACAGAGACAGAGACCTGTACTAAGAGCGCTATTTTCAACAATTTGATCTATCCCCGCGTTGCACTGATCGATCCTGAACTTACCGTTTCCATGCCGGCCCATATAACAGCGTCCACCGGATTTGATGCGTTCTGTCACTGCTTTGAAAGCTATATCAATGTCAAGGCTTCTCCGTATACGGACATGATCGCACTTGAGGGTATGAAGTACACTGTGGAATATCTGAGAAGAGCAGTGAAAAACGGTGAGGATATGGACGCCAGAGAAGGAATGGCCTGGGCAGACACGTGCGGTGGGCTGGCGATTGCCAATGCAGGAGTGACGCTTCCCCATGGTGTGGGCATGACTATTAGCGGCCATTGCCCCCAGATCATGCACGGGGAATCTCTGGCCTTGATATACCCGTCCTTTTTGCAGTTTACCTGTCCGGCGGCGGAGAAAAAATTTGCAGAAGTTGGGCGTATCTTCAATCCTGCCCTGAGAGAGGCACCTGATGCCAAAGCCGCGTCAGAGTGCTGCAGGGAAATAGAAAAACTCATGAAAGATATAGGAATGTGGCTGAATTTCCCTCAATTTGGTGTGGAATATGATATACTTAGGAAGATAGCAGAGAGGGGACATGAACTGCCTGATTATCAGGCAAACCCCAGAATCGCGGATATAGAAGAAATCTACAGAGAGCTGAAGGAGGGATATGATCGTGTCTGA
- a CDS encoding adaptor protein MecA — MKIEKINDNQIRCTLTKADLEDRQIRLSELAYGTEKAKDLFRDMMQQANYEFGFEADNIPLMIEAIPVSADSIILIITKVEDPEELDTRFSKFTPFGGPAGDNSQPPLEFEGADDIIDVFQKIYEAKAKSAAKKKGVKTPAPTESPEVPVRLIRQYRFQDLDGVIRAARGLNNFFQGENSLYKDGATGEYELVIHQSENTPSDFNKVCNMLSEYGKGSAFSQAGEAYLREHAERIIAGKALQKLAAL, encoded by the coding sequence ATGAAGATAGAAAAAATCAACGACAACCAGATACGTTGCACGCTCACAAAGGCTGATCTGGAAGACCGTCAGATTCGTTTAAGTGAACTGGCTTATGGTACGGAAAAGGCCAAAGACCTGTTCCGTGATATGATGCAGCAGGCAAACTATGAATTCGGTTTTGAAGCCGATAATATACCGCTGATGATTGAGGCGATTCCGGTTTCTGCGGACAGCATTATCTTGATCATTACCAAGGTGGAAGATCCCGAGGAACTGGACACACGTTTTTCCAAGTTTACGCCTTTCGGCGGACCTGCAGGAGATAATTCACAGCCGCCTTTAGAATTTGAAGGAGCTGATGACATCATTGATGTATTCCAGAAAATTTATGAGGCCAAAGCAAAAAGCGCAGCCAAGAAAAAGGGAGTGAAAACACCAGCGCCGACAGAGTCACCGGAAGTACCGGTCCGTCTTATACGGCAGTACCGTTTTCAGGACCTGGACGGCGTGATCCGCGCAGCCCGCGGTCTGAACAATTTCTTCCAGGGAGAGAACTCCCTCTACAAGGACGGTGCAACAGGGGAATATGAACTGGTCATTCACCAGTCAGAGAACACCCCGTCCGATTTTAATAAAGTCTGCAACATGCTTTCCGAATACGGAAAAGGCAGTGCTTTTTCACAGGCAGGCGAAGCTTATCTGAGGGAACACGCCGAACGCATTATTGCCGGCAAAGCACTACAGAAATTGGCAGCCCTATAA